The DNA sequence TTCCTCCTACATGAACGGCGCAACCCTCTCCATGGATGGCGGGCGCACCTGCTGGTAATCCCTGCTCTCCACGCCCTCATCTTTCACGAAAAATGGCTTCAATTGTAGTCTTGACAGGACTACAATGGGGGGGTGTTTTTAAATCCATCAGGGAGAGTTCCATCATGGCCAACACCGAGACCTACGTCCGGGCAAGAGTGGACAAAGCCTTGAAAGAGCGCGCATCTGTCGTTTTGGCCTCTATGGGCTTGAATATGTCGGATGCCATACGGCTGATGTTGATGCGGGTTATCGATGAAGAGCGACTGCCCTTTGAGATAAAATCCCCCAATGTGCTGACGACCAAAGCCATTGAGGAGTTGGAGCAGGGAAAGGGTAAAAAGCTGGACTCCAAAGAGGATCTGTTTGAAGATTTGGGGATCTGATGGATGCGGCAACCCATTCGTTCCAGCCAATTCAAACGGGATGTCAAAAAAGCCATCAAGCGTGGCAAAGAGATGCAAAAGTTGCGGACCTTGATCTCTCTTTTGATGGATGGCGAGACGTTACCGGCGGAATATCTGGATCATCCATTAAAATGTAACTGGCAAGGCTATCGAGACGCCCACATTGAGCCGGATTGGCTACTGATCTATTACATTTTAATGGTTGGTTTGTATTGGCTTATTAATAGCAAAATGTAACTTGACAGATTTTCAGGGCGCCAGTCTTGGAGTTAAATTGTGCCAATTTTTGAGCTGACCCCCAAGAAGAGCCTCTCAAGAGACTGTTCGGTGGATTTTGACCCCGTTTTTGTCTGTTCAATCATCAGTCGATTTTGGAAAGCAAATCGGGATTGACCACCAATTGACGTACACCGTGGGCGTGGTCCTCCATGAATGCATTTTTGGCGCACCACTGACTGAGGCTATTGATGTCCAGCTTGGCGCAGTTGGGGCGGACGCTCCAAGAGACCTGCATGGGTGAGCAGCTCTGTTCACTGTAAGCAGGCCCTGTTGTGGAGCCCAAAAATTCCACAGGAGCACCCGTATTGTCAGGAATTGATTTGGCTTGATGTAAACCGTTGGCTTTGTGGCCGTCGTAGTTCATATCGTTAAAATTTAAAGCGGAAGCATCGTTCACCACGGTAAAAACCTGAGTCTCCACACGCAGATTCGGATTGGCACAGCTTTGAGAGAGGCACGATCCAAGGCCTTTGCCCGGAGTGATGTCACAGGAGGAGTGGACCCAATGGACTTCGATGGTGTCTCCAGCCTGAACACCGGCACAGTTGTTGTTTTGGAGGGGGGTCAACTCCGATGGCGTGAGGGATTTGCTGGCCACACATTGATATCCCCCACCGTGCCCATGATCTCCGGCACCGGCAAAAATGGAAAAATCCTTGGCCTTGTGTTCGGCATTGACGTGAAAATGAATGTTGCACAAATTCAATGCCGTAAAATGGGGGGCCAAGGAAAAGGAACGCCTGTTTTTACCGGTTTTTTGATCTATATCTCTCGGTGTCTGGGGGCCATACCCTGTGCAAGCCACAGGAGTGACTGAGGCTGGTTGATCATCCTGGTGCTTTTCCCCTGCCAAGCCAGCCGTTGGGAGGTAGGCCAGGATGGAGAGTAAGGCTGAAATGTTTATTTTTTTTGATTTCACGATCTTTGCCTTCTCAGTCTGAAATTTATGGGAAAAAGGGGTAGGTGCCCACTGAAACGGTGTTTTTTTCAAAGAGATACCCATTCCGGTTCAGCAGGTGAGTCGAACAATAAACGTTTAGCCACAGAAGGGTACACAGAACACAGAGAAAACCAAAGTCGAGCCAAACTCATGCCCGGTAGTGGT is a window from the Magnetococcales bacterium genome containing:
- a CDS encoding cadmium carbonic anhydrase, translated to MGISLKKTPFQWAPTPFSHKFQTEKAKIVKSKKINISALLSILAYLPTAGLAGEKHQDDQPASVTPVACTGYGPQTPRDIDQKTGKNRRSFSLAPHFTALNLCNIHFHVNAEHKAKDFSIFAGAGDHGHGGGYQCVASKSLTPSELTPLQNNNCAGVQAGDTIEVHWVHSSCDITPGKGLGSCLSQSCANPNLRVETQVFTVVNDASALNFNDMNYDGHKANGLHQAKSIPDNTGAPVEFLGSTTGPAYSEQSCSPMQVSWSVRPNCAKLDINSLSQWCAKNAFMEDHAHGVRQLVVNPDLLSKID
- a CDS encoding type II toxin-antitoxin system YafQ family toxin, with product MRQPIRSSQFKRDVKKAIKRGKEMQKLRTLISLLMDGETLPAEYLDHPLKCNWQGYRDAHIEPDWLLIYYILMVGLYWLINSKM
- a CDS encoding type II toxin-antitoxin system RelB/DinJ family antitoxin, with product MMANTETYVRARVDKALKERASVVLASMGLNMSDAIRLMLMRVIDEERLPFEIKSPNVLTTKAIEELEQGKGKKLDSKEDLFEDLGI